The following nucleotide sequence is from Miscanthus floridulus cultivar M001 unplaced genomic scaffold, ASM1932011v1 fs_914_1, whole genome shotgun sequence.
ATTGTTTAGAAGAAGACCGGAAggagaaaagaaagatgaaaagaTACGTGTCACAGCACAACAAATGAACACAAGCAACGTGCTGGTCAGGACCCTGCTGGTCGTCAGCACGGTCATCGTCGCGCTCGCCGTGCCCTTCTTCGGCCACCTCATGGCGCTCGTCGGCTCGCTTCTCAACGTCATGGCCGCGATGCTGCTCCCCTGCATCTTCTACCCCAAGATCTTCGGTGTGGCGCGCTACAGCAGGGCGGAGGTCGCGCTCATCGCCACCATTATTGTTCTGGGTTCTGTGGTTGCGGCGGCTGGGACGTACGCTTCTGTGAAAAAGATTGTTCTCGACTACTGAAGAAGAGATGCACGTCTGAAAATGTCGGTGCCAGTGTCAGAGTCGGCATTCTTTTGCCGCGATCAGCAGAACCATATCTCAACATCAGCAGATTAGTTTGAACCAAGTAGAAGGTAATGTTTGTAGACGAGGCAAGGAGATGGAGGAAACAGTGCTGTGCTGACAAAGATAATAGGGTGATCTGTTTATATATGGGCGTGTACGGCGTGCACTACTATTTCATCTTGAGGCATGTATGACTGAGCATTATCCGTTGACTTCTTTTATAATAGAGTGTTTGGTTTAGGGGATCAACCTATTCTAGATAAGGTAATGCATCGTGAATCTATCTCTTAGATTTAGTGGAATGACTTTGTTACTTATGctagtactaattattagcttatgAGAAATGAGGTTGTGATAGATCAACTTATTTCATTCCACAGACTAAATAAAAACTAAGAAGTTAGATGATAATAGAATATCTCGTTCCATAAACATTAAACCAAATACAGAAGGGTGTATTTTTTTGCGTAGGACACTTCAAACGAATCTGCTGCGACAGGTGAGTAGGTAAACTGAGGAACTTTGTTTCATTGTAGTTGTGAGAAGAACTGCAGTCGCTTCCTGGTTCCTGTAGCTGAGGCTAAAAACTGTGGGAAACAACATCGATCTTTTTTGGTGGATTCATGCCAACAAAGGAGGAAAAACTCTCACTTACAAGCAGTTATTATACTTGTACTACTATATAAAGTTAACATATATAGATGAATTGGCAAGCCAAAGTGTATCAGTAGGAAACGAACAACGGCAACACCAGGCTCAATACAATCAGGATTCGTGTACCTCCCATGAAATCCATAGTGATTACCTCCCATGAAGCAGATGGCACTGGCAGCGGCTGCAGCAAGCCGGGATAGCGCACACGTTCTGGTTTCGCTTGGAGACAGACGGTGCAGGCTaaacaaagacaaaggaccaaacATCTTTCTTCATTCCTGTCCAAAAGAAGAGGCGCTTGATTCTGCTATATGTTGCTGGAGCGCCAGAATGACCTGCTACCGGGCTGGCGTGAAATTCATGCAGAACCTGTTGCTGCAGAGGTTTGCTGGAGCCTAGCCAAATACGCTGTTTATGccgcagaactccattgaacaaTGAAAATGGAGGTGCTGAATTTAGGGAGATCGCCAACTTAGCAAGTAACTCCTTGGCAAACGAGTCAGACTGATAAGAGTCAACCACAGCTGCGAGCCACTGATGTGTGACAGATAAAGATTTCCAAACGGGCCGCACGGGCACTACACGGCACGAGCACGGCTGGGCACGGCACGGCCAGACATGGCACGGCACGGTCAGGCACGGTAGtcttgccgtgccgtgccgtgtagTGCCGCCGTGCTCAGCCtctggcccaggcacggcactaagcactccagaccgtgccgtgccgtgccactgGGCACGGCAGTCCAGCGTGTTAGTGCCGTGCCTTGGCACTAACCCACAAAACCACATCAAAATTTCAGAAAACAGAGAACAGCTCAAATATGAAGAAATCAAAATCAATAAGAGAACACCAGGCAACAAAATATCAAAAGGAAGGGctgtgcaatggctgcctcattaaaaacctgtccaggtaaaactcacccttgtgagaaaccctggacagggaaaaagagtgcagccaaCCCCTTAGTGTAATTCAATTGTTCATTACATCCAATCCACAGGTCCAAAGCATCCAAGTCCAATTAAAATTATAGACCATTACATAAATGAATGACTAATCAAGATAAAGGTTTTCAAAGGCCTCCTCGAGCTCCTTATCCTCCACCATATGTTGTAGCCTTGACTCAGCAGCTTCCCAGTCCTTGATGCATGTGAGTGCCTCCACGGTCTCAGGGTTTAGCCTCCGCCGCCTTTCTTCAATGATCCTGCCAGTGGTACTGAAAGTAGCTTCTGATGAAATGGTAGAAACAGGCACACTGAAAACATCTTTAGCAAGGGTAGAAAGAACTGGATATGTTAGCTTATGATGATGCCACCAGTTCAGGATGTTGAAGTCATCATCCCACTGGCTCACTGTGTCACAGTCCAGATAAGCAGACAGTTCAGAACTACTGCTAGAAGAATTTGCTGCATGTAGCAAAGCAGTAGCAGGAATAGTCCTagacatatcaagattaggaggaagagaagaacagCCAGCTCCAACcataccaccaccaccatcatcatcatcatatattTCAGCCCAAGCTGTTCTTTTCTTATCAGATAGGCTTGGAGGGTCAGCCCTTTTGGCCCTTACAGATCCATACAAATCATCATACTTATGATACAGTTTGAAGAGAAGAGTTCTAGTTTGCATGAGCTTATTAGAATAATCAGCATCAGTAAGCAAATTTAACTTTCTAAGCACTTTGTTAAAACCTTTAATTTTAGCTCTTGGATCCAAGATAAATGCAATGCAGTAAAGATCAGGTATGGTTCTCCAATACTTATTGTACTTATCAATCATAGGTTGAACAACAGTTCTAATATGTTCATCATTTTGATACTTATGCaggtgtatagcaatcttaacaaTATGATGAACCATAAGTGGGGCAGTAGAATAGTAGACACCAGACAAAGCAACTGTTGAGTCATAAAACAGTTCAAGGAATTCCAGTATTTTAATTGCCATAGCCCAATGATCATGAGTCAAAAGAAAGGGGCCACCTTTAGCTCTAGGATAATTAGACTCAATGAAAGTATGGAAAGTTTCCTTGTGTGGTAGCAAATGCCTAAGCATCAGGTATGTAGAGTTTCATCTAACATCCATGTCCAATGCAAACTTCCTAGGTCTAATACCAGATGCCATGCAATAACTCTTATATGCAGCAACTCTCTGGTTAGAAGAGTTAATGTATGATATTGCAGTTCTGAAAGCATCAATCAAAGGACTAACAGCAACCAGAGCTTCTTTAACAATTAGAtttatgatatgacaagcacagcGTTGATGCAAAAACAAATCAGAACCTAAATACTCCTTAAGCACAGGTTTCAGTTTATCCATAGCTTTGTTATTAGCCGAGGCATTGTCCAAAGTAACAGAAAAGACCTTGTTCAATATACCATAATCATTAAGCACATTACTAACACGTTCAGCAATGTTCTCagcattatgtgatgcatctataAGCCTTAAGCCAAGCACTCTTTTTTCAAGTTGCCAATCAGCattaatgtaatgaccaacaacactcaaataatcttctttagCATTTCCAGACCAAATATCAGAAGTAATAGCAACAGATGAAATGGCAttgttcttcaaatcatcaatcaaatgACCACGCTTCTCATTGAAATACTTAAAAAGATCTCTAGCTGTAGTTTGCTTAGAAATAGTTGAgtacctagggttatgagcagttTTTATGTAATCTTCCCAGGCCTCAGTTTCACCAAGACGTAGGGGAAGATCTAGCCTAGCAAGCAAACGAACAAGCTGAACACGAGCAACCTCAGCAGAATACTCCCAATTATGCATACTACCATCCTTATTGAAAGTAATGTGGGACTGAGCCATGCGACATTTCTCACGCTTTTTAGGGCAAGAGTCTTGATGACGGAGAAGGTGGCCAGTCCCAAATTTAGAATTAGCAGAGTACTCCTTACGGCAGTGAAGACACCGAGCGCCATACCTGACATCCTTACCATTTACCTTCTTGTAGAGCTTCTCGAAATCCTCCCAGCAAACCGAGGTAGAAGGGCGGTTAGGCCGGCTGGTTGAGCCGTCATCAGCAGCGGCTTGAGTGTCGCCCTGGACGGCGTTGGGGCCGTCAGCGTCGTCGACGGGAAGTGGGTGAGTAGCAGTACCGCCGTTGAGCTCCTCGGCAGCACGACGACCGAAGAGCTCCTCAGCATCCCCAACAATATCGTCCTCGTCGTCTCCGGTCATCCCGTAGAGGCGCAACTCATCGTTGATCGTCATGGAGAGACCGATGTCCTCCTGCTCATCCGACATCTCGTCGTCGCCGGCCTCCGGTCCCTCAACGCCAGTGGCTTCAAAAAAAGAAACAGATCTAgggttaaatcaagaagaagaaaaagaagtaaaaacaacaaagcaagatcaacaagaagaagtgaagaagaacaacgaatcaagaagaaaaagaagaacaagaaacacATCTAACTCACCTCGCTTGACGGAGCACCAGAGGCAACGGCGACGATGACATCGCTCAGATCCAGCGTCCTGGTACCTCAACGCATCATAGCGGAGCCCCAATGACACCGGAGTccggcgagcgcgacgagagagAGACGAAGACGATTCATTGGAGATCTCAACGACTAAGCTACATCGCCGGTCAGAGAGAAGAGAAGGGGTGTACAAGGCCATGCCATGTGCCCATGCAAGCCACCGCCGCTGTCACCAGCCACCGGACGGCGAAAAGAAGAGAGTGAGCGGCTAGGGTTTCGAACGAGAGAGCAGAGCCGAAGAGCGAGGTGCGCGCGGCGCGGAGGGGGAAGAAATGAGCACAGTAACTTCCCCCGGGCGGCTCCTGGCTTATATAGGTGCCCCACCGCAGCCCTTCATCCAACGGCCAGTGCTCACCGGGGGCTTCATCCAACGGCTCTTAGCCGTGTCGACCCCGTGCCGGCCTTTGGAgcgtgccgtgcccgtgccgtgccaacGGGCTAGCatagcggcccaggcacgggcacgaGGCCGTGCCGTGCTTGGCACGAGCACGGGAGAGGCCGGGTCGGGCCGTTTTCGGATCGGGCCAAATCAGCATCGTGCCCGTGCTGGCCCGATGGGCCAGGCCCGTTTGGAAAACTTTAGACAGAGGACATAGCTGATAGTTGTTCTGGGTGGACGTGGCAATACAAGGCGTCGGCGGCGCTGTTCTCTACTCCCTTCCTGTATTGAATACGATATTGCAAGCCTTGGAGTCGAGCAAAGACCTTCTGTTGCCAAGCTGTGTGTAAGCGCTGCTCATTGAGGTGGGTCAGACTTTGGTGATCCATATGGATGACAAATTCGGCTTGAAGTAAAAAATGGCACCACTGATCAACAGCCATTAGGATTGCTATGTACTCCTTTTCATAAACTGTCAGGCCCTGATTGCGAGGACTGAGTGGCCTGACAACGAACGCTAGAGGATGTCCGTTTTGATGTAAGACTGCACCGATGCCTGACCCAGAAGCATCTGTGTCAATGTGGAATGGCTGGGTGAAGTCTGATAATGCCAGCACCAGAGCAGAGCAAAGAGCGTTCTTCAGTAGCTGAAAAGCCATATCATGATTTGGTGTCCAAATAAACTGGCTGTCCTTCTTCAGAAGCTCTGTGAGTGGCTTGGCGATGATGCCAAAGTTTCGGACGAACTTCCGGTAGTAGGCGGCCAGACCCAAGAATCCGCGTAGCTCCTTGACGGATGAGGGCACGTGCCAATCAACCACGGCCTGTACTTTGGAGGGGTCTGTGGATAGGCCCGCTTCACTGATCACGTGACCAAGGTATGAAATGGACGTGTGGGCGAAAGTGCATTTGGACAACTTAAGCTTCCACTGATCTGCTCGCAGCCATGAGAACACCTGCTAGAGATGGTCAATATGTTCCTCCAAGGTTGAACTATAGACCAAGATGTCATCAAAAAACATAATGACAAAATGGCAAAGGCCCAGGGCCAAAGTTGCATTCATGGCTCCCTAGAGGGAGTGATTGGTTGTAGACTAAGCCTTGAGCCAGGATGGCTGGGCTATGCAGGACCAAAGAAGCTGAGTTGAGCTTGTGCAAGTGGTCGTATTTGGTTGTCTTTGCTGTTGGTCTAGTACGAGACGGGAttgtgtttggttgcatgcatgcatcagttTTTTTGGGTGTCTGACGCATAGGTCTCTGCATCCTAAGTGAATCAAGTCATCCTGCACCATGAGGGAAGGAGAAATCCAGAAGATGGAGGCGTGCGGGATGGAGGAGGGCAAACGAATGAAAAGATGCAGGCAAAAGGTGCGAGCAGGGCAACCAAACACGGCGCAAGTGCACGGAGGGATGTAGGATGCCCCTTCGGACGCCCTGGTTCGGGCAACCAATCACCCCCAGAATGTCCCCGCTGCTCCTATCAGACCAAAGGCCATAACCATGAACTCGTACTGCCCAAGGTGGGTTTGGAATGCTGTTTTATGCTCTTCACCTTGGCGGAGGAGAATTTGATGAACCCCTGCTCGCAGGTCCAGTGTGGAAAACCAGTGAGCATCATGAAGTTCATCCATAAGTTGATCAAAAACAGGCATAGGAAATTTGGACTTCT
It contains:
- the LOC136533548 gene encoding zinc finger BED domain-containing protein RICESLEEPER 1-like is translated as MSDEQEDIGLSMTINDELRLYGMTGDDEDDIVGDAEELFGRRAAEELNGGTATHPLPVDDADGPNAVQGDTQAAADDGSTSRPNRPSTSVCWEDFEKLYKKVNGKDVRYGARCLHCRKEYSANSKFGTGHLLRHQDSCPKKREKCRMAQSHITFNKDGSMHNWEYSAEVARVQLVRLLARLDLPLRLGETEAWEDYIKTAHNPRYSTISKQTTARDLFKYFNEKRGHLIDDLKNNAISSVAITSDIWSGNAKEDYLSVVGHYINADWQLEKRVLGLRLIDASHNAENIAERVSNVLNDYGVFRF